DNA from Diaphorobacter limosus:
TAGACGCCCTTGCGAAACAGCTTGGCGTCGCCACCCGCGTTCTTGTAGTAGTCGGCGTGCAGCGGGTTCCAGTGGTCGGCCAGAAAGGTGGCGTCGCCCTGGGCGATGGCGATATGCGCCGTGGGGTACTCGACCTCCTTGATCGGCTGCACGTCGTAGCCGAGTTGTTCCAGGCCCTTCATCACCAGCAGGGTCTGAAAGGTTTCCTCGGCAATGGAGCTTTTCAGCGGCAGCACTGTCACGCCCTTGCCGGGCAGCGCCTGGGCTTGAGCGCCCAGGGTCAGCAGGGCAAGGCTGGTGGCGGCGGCCAGTTGGCGCAGAACTTGGGGCAGGTGTGGCATGTGAATCTCCTGAGTGAAAATTTTGGATAAAAATGGGCTGTAGCACTTGTGTATCAAGCGCGGATAGCTATGGTTTTATTGTTTCTTGGTGCGCTTGCGCAGCAGCAGGCCCAGCGGCCCGCCGTGCCACCAGCGCTGGCCGCCACGGCGCGGCTCGCCCATGGCCTGGGTGATGCGGTCGAGCACGATGGCCAGCAGCACTATCCCTAAGCCGCCGACGGTGGCCAGCCCCATGTCCAGCCGGCCGATGCCGCGCAGCACCATCTGCCCCAGGCCGCCGACGGCGATCATCGAGGCGATGACCACCATGGACAGACTGAGCATCAGCGTCTGGTTGATGCCGGCCATGATGGACGGCATGGCCAGCGGTAGCTGCACCTTGAGCAGCAACTGCGTGGGTGAGGCGCCATAGGCGCGGCTGGCCTCGACCAGGTCCGGCCGCACTTGGCGCAGACCCAGATTGGTCAGGCGCACCAGCGGCGGCAGCGCAAACACGATGGTGACGATGACGCCGGGCACGTTGCCGATGCCAAACAGCATCACGACCGGCACCAGATAGACGAAGGCCGGCGTGGTCTGCATGGCGTCCAGCAGCGGACGCATCCAGCGCTGGGCGCGGTCGCTGCTCGCCAGCCAGATGCCCAGCGGCAGGCCGATCACCACGCAGAACAGCAGCGAGGTGAGCACCAGCGCCAGCGTGACCATGGCATCGGGCCAGATGCCCAGCAACACCACGGCGGCGAGCGAGATGGCGCTGGCGACGGCCAGTGCGCGGCCGGCGAATTGCCAGGCCAGCAGCGTGATGAGGAGCACCATCACCGGCCAGGGCAGGGCCAGCAGCGCGTCGGTGATGCCGCTGAGCGTGGCGTCGATGGGCGCGCGCACGGTCTGGAAGAAGGGGCGAAAGTGCTCCACCAGCCAGGCCAGGCCGTCGTTGATCCAGCCTTGCACGGGCAGGCCGTCGCTGCCGAGCTGCTGCCACAGGCCGGCCAGGCCGGTGCTGGCGTCATCGCCGCCGGCTGGCGCGGGCGCGGCACCCGACAGCCAGTCGCTGGCGTTAGCGGCATCGGTGGTGGCATCGCTGGCGCCAGTGCTCCAGGGGTCGGGCGCGCTGGCGGTGTCGGCTGGGGCGGTGCTTGCGGCCCAGGGGTCGTCCTGGGGCGGGGTGTTGGTGGCTAGGGGGTTGTGTTGGTTCTCGTTCATAGGCTGGTTCTTGCGGGCCAGGTATCAGGTGTCAGGCGTCAGGTACGGGTGTCGGCTGTCAGGCCGCCGGGGCGACGGGGTTGGCCGTGCCATCGGGAAACTGCGGGTTCAGCGCGACCGGCGCGCGTTCGGCCTGGGGGGGCGGCACGGGGGGCGTGTCGCGGTCCAGGAACTTCATCAGCGTGGTGCGGCTGACCACGCCCAGGAAGCGCCCGTCCTCGGCCACCACGGGTAGCGGGCAGGAGGCGCTGCCCATGGGGCCGTACAGCTCCGCCACCGGGGTGTCGGCGGCAAGCTGGGGGATGTCCGGCAGAAAGGCGTGCCGCAGCCCCAGCGGCCCGTGGTGGCCGTGCAGGGCGTCGCGCAGCGACTGCGTGCTGACGACCCCCAGGTATTGCTTGCGGCTGGTCAGCACGTAGGCGTGGTCGCGGTCTGAATCTTCCAGCAGGCGCAGCGTGGCGCGGCTGCCGCGGTCCTCGCGCGCCGATGTCACGGTGAAGGCCTGGCGCGCAATGTCGCCGGCCTTGAACACCGCCGCCGCATCCACCCCGCGCACGAAGTCGCGCACATAGCCATTCGCCGGCTTGCGCAAGATCTCGTCGGGCGTGCCCACCTGCACCACCTGGCCGTCCTTCATGATGGCGATGCGGTCGCCAATGCGCATGGCCTCGTCCAGGTCGTGCGAGATGAAGACGATGGTGCGCCGCTTGAGCTGCTGCAGGCGCAGGAGCTCGGACTGCATCTCGGTGCGGATGATGGGGTCGAGTGCCGAGAAGGCCTCGTCCATCAGCAGGATGGCCGGGTCGGCCGCCAGCGCGCGCGCCAGGCCCACGCGCTGCTGCATGCCGCCGGAGAGCTCGTCCGGGTAGCTCGCGCCCCATTCGGCCAGGCCCACCTGCTCCAGCGCCTGCCGCGCCATTTGCTGGCGTTCGGCCTTGGGCGTGCCGGCCAGCTCCAGGCCGAAGGCGGTGTTGTCCAGCACCGTCATGTGCGGCATCAGCGCAAACGACTGGAACACCATCGAGATGTCCTTGCGTCGCCACTGGCGCAGGGCCTTGTCGGTCAGCGCATGGATGTCCTGGCCATCGACCAGGATGCGGCCCGCCGTGGGCTCGATGAGCCGGTTGAGCATGCGCACCAGCGTGGATTTGCCCGAGCCCGACAGGCCCATGACGACGAAAATCTCGCCGGGCTCGATCGTGAAGCTGGCGTCGAACACGCCGATCGAATGGCCCGTGCGGGCCAGTATGTCCTGTTTGCCCAGGCCCTGGCGTACCAGATCCATGGCCTGTTCGGGCGCGTCCCCGAAGACCTTGAAAACCTGGTCGATGATGATTTGCTTGGCCATCATGACCCTCCTGTGTAGAGAAAGCGGGTTGACGCCGTCCGACGGCGGCCTGACGTGCTGCCAGGCATGCGCCGCCAATGGCTGCGCCTGGCACTCAGGCGGCCGGGACGTTCAACGCAAGTGACTGAAAGCGGCTCGCATGGCACCTGGGGTGGTGCGCAAGAGCCTGAAAGGCATCACGGCCGCAACCTGGCGGCCGTGGAGGCGGCAATGGCATTGCTGCTGCAAGCCGTGCCAACCTGCCGAAAAACCCACTCCAGGTCATCAGGGATAGGAGCGGGCAACCTGCGTGGCAGGTGGTGAAACATGTAAAAAGTATATGAATGCAGGGCTTTCAAGTCAAAACACAAGTTTTTCAAAGCATGCTATTCGCGCGAGCGCTGCTTTTTGCCTGGTTTGCAGCCGTCTGCCGCGTCAGTGGCTTGTAAGTAGCAGGCACGAAAGTACGCCCGGATTTTTTCAGTCACTTGGAGACAACCCACATGAGCGATTCCTCTTCCGCCATCCAGTCTGTTTTGGTTGAAAACCGTGTCTTCCCCCCGCCAGAGGCGCTGGTGAAGGCCGCCCGCATCTCCGGCATGGCCGGCTACGAAGCCCTGTGCGCCGAGGCGAACAAGGATTTCGAGGGCTTCTGGGCCCGTCTGGCGCGCGAGAACATCAACTGGACCAAGCCTTTCACGCAAACCCTGGACGAGTCGAATGCACCGTTCTACAAGTGGTTTGCCGACGGCGAGCTGAACGCCAGCGCCAACTGCCTGGACAAGCACATGGGGACGCCGGTCGAGAACAAGACCGCCATCATCTTCGAGGCCGACGGCGGTGAGGTCACCAAGGTCACCTACAAGGAGCTGCTGGCGCGCGTGAGCCAGTTTGCCAACGCCCTGAAGGCGCGCGGCGTGCAAAAGGGCGACCGCGTGCTGATCTACATGCCCATGACCATCGAGGGCATCGTGGCCATGCAGGCCTGCGCGCGCATCGGCGCCACGCACAGCGTGGTGTTCGGCGGCTTCTCGGCCAAGGCGGTGCAGGAGCGCATCCAGGATGCCGGCGCCGTGGCCGTGATCACCGCCAACTACCAGCTGCGCGGCGGCAAGGAGCTGCCGCTGAAGGCCATCGTGGATGAGGCCATTGCCTCGGGCGGCTGCGAGTGCGTGAAGACCGTGTTCGTGTACGAGCGCACCGCCAGCGCCTGGGCCCGCGTGGCCGGCCGCGACATCTCGTTTGCCGAGGCCGTCGCCGGCCAGAGCACCGAATGCGCCCCCGTGCCGGTGGAAGCCGAGCACCCGCTGTTCGTGCTCTACACCAGCGGCTCCACGGGCAAGCCCAAGGGCGTGCAGCATGCCACCGGCGGCTACATGCTGTGGGCCAAGCTGACCATGGACTGGACCTTCGACATCCAGCCCAGCGACGTGTTCTGGTGCACGGCCGACATCGGCTGGGTCACGGGCCACACCTACATCACCTACGGGCCGCTCGCCGCCGGCGCCACCGAGGTGGTGTTCGAGGGCGTGCCCACCTACCCCAACGCCGGTCGCTTCTGGCAGATGATCGAGCGCCACAAGGTCAGCATCTTCTACACCGCGCCCACGGCCATTCGCTCGCTCATCAAGGCGGCCGATTCGGACGAGGCAGTGCATCCGGGCAAGTCGGATCTGTCGAGCCTGCGCATCCTGGGCAGCGTGGGCGAGCCCATCAACCCCGAAGCCTGGATGTGGTACTACAAGAACGTGGGCCAGGAGCGCTGCCCCATCGTGGACACCTGGTGGCAGACGGAAAACGGCGGCCACCTCATCACCCCGCTGCCGGGCGCCACGCCGCTGGTGCCGGGCAGCTGCACGCTGCCGCTGCCGGGCATCGATGCCGCCATCGTCGATGAGACGGGCAACGACGTGCCCAACGGCTCGGGCGGCATCCTGGTCATCAAGCGCCCCTGGCCATCGATGATCCGCACCATCTGGGGCGACCCCGAGCGCTTCAAGAAGAGCTACTTCCCCGAAGAGCTCAAGGGCTACTACCTGGCCGGCGACGGCGCCGTGCGTGACGCCAAGACCGGCTACTTCCGCATTACCGGCCGCATCGATGACGTGCTCAACGTCTCGGGCCACCGCATGGGCACGATGGAAATCGAATCCGCCCTGGTGGCCAAGAGCGACCTGGTGGCCGAGGCCGCCGTGGTGGGCCGCCCCGACGACCTGACGGGCGAGGCCATCTGCGCCTTCGTGGTGCTGAAGCGCCCGCGCCCCACCGGCGACGAGGCCAAGCAAATCGCCAAGGAGCTGCGCGACTGGGTGGCCAAGGAAATCGGCCCCATCGCGAAACCCAAGGACATCCGCTTCGGCGACAACCTGCCCAAGACCCGCAGCGGCAAGATCATGCGCCGCCTGCTGCGCAGCCTGGCCAAGGGCGAGTCCATCACCCAGGACACCAGCACGCTGGAAAACCCCGCAATTCTCGATCAGTTGGCGCAGAACAACTGATCGAGAAGGCAGCGCAAGCTGCCAGCGCGTAGCGCTTGCGGGGTTTGGGGAGCACTCATATCGCGCAGCGATGTGATGTGCTCACCAAAATCCGGCGATCCTGGATCAGTTGGCGCAGAACAACTGATCGAGAAGGCAGCGCAAGCCGCCAGCGCGCAGCGCTTGCGGGGTTGGGGGAGCACTCATATCGCGCAGCGATGTGGTGTGCTCACCAAAATCCCTGGATCAGTTGGCTCAGAACAGCTGATCCAGGCCGCCCCGCAAGGCGCCGGCACACCAAAAACAAAAGCCGCAGTGCATGACGCGCTGCGGCTTTTTGCCTTGGTGCCCCGAGGGGCACCAGCGGCTGAACGAATTACTTCAGCGACAGAATCCAGGCCACCAGCTTCTTGGCGTCGGCCTCGTTCACTTGTGCGTTGGCGGGCATGGGCACGGGGCCCCAGACGCCCTTGCTGCCCTTCATCACATGCTCGACCAGGGTGGCGTCGGCGCCCTTGCCAGCGTACTTCTTGGCCACTTCCTTGTAGGCTGGGCCTACCACCTTCTTGTCGACGGCATGGCAGGCCATGCAGTTCTTGGACTTGGCCAGGGCTTCATCGGCCATGGCGGGAGCGGCAACCGACAGTGCCATTGCAAGGGTGATCAAGGAGCGTTTCATCGCGTGGTTTCCTCTAGGGGTTGGGGTACATTTAGCCTTCAATGGGATTGTAGTGTTCACGGTTGACGGGCTACAAATAAAAGCTCGCACGGCATTGGGGGAAGCGATCATGTATGCGTTGTTGTTGGGCATCACGTTGATATTGCTCAAGTATCTGGAGGTCGGCCCGGTGGCCAACTGGTCATGGTGGTGGGTGCTGTCACCCTTTGCCGCG
Protein-coding regions in this window:
- the proW gene encoding glycine betaine/L-proline ABC transporter permease ProW, whose protein sequence is MNENQHNPLATNTPPQDDPWAASTAPADTASAPDPWSTGASDATTDAANASDWLSGAAPAPAGGDDASTGLAGLWQQLGSDGLPVQGWINDGLAWLVEHFRPFFQTVRAPIDATLSGITDALLALPWPVMVLLITLLAWQFAGRALAVASAISLAAVVLLGIWPDAMVTLALVLTSLLFCVVIGLPLGIWLASSDRAQRWMRPLLDAMQTTPAFVYLVPVVMLFGIGNVPGVIVTIVFALPPLVRLTNLGLRQVRPDLVEASRAYGASPTQLLLKVQLPLAMPSIMAGINQTLMLSLSMVVIASMIAVGGLGQMVLRGIGRLDMGLATVGGLGIVLLAIVLDRITQAMGEPRRGGQRWWHGGPLGLLLRKRTKKQ
- the proV gene encoding glycine betaine/L-proline ABC transporter ATP-binding protein ProV yields the protein MAKQIIIDQVFKVFGDAPEQAMDLVRQGLGKQDILARTGHSIGVFDASFTIEPGEIFVVMGLSGSGKSTLVRMLNRLIEPTAGRILVDGQDIHALTDKALRQWRRKDISMVFQSFALMPHMTVLDNTAFGLELAGTPKAERQQMARQALEQVGLAEWGASYPDELSGGMQQRVGLARALAADPAILLMDEAFSALDPIIRTEMQSELLRLQQLKRRTIVFISHDLDEAMRIGDRIAIMKDGQVVQVGTPDEILRKPANGYVRDFVRGVDAAAVFKAGDIARQAFTVTSAREDRGSRATLRLLEDSDRDHAYVLTSRKQYLGVVSTQSLRDALHGHHGPLGLRHAFLPDIPQLAADTPVAELYGPMGSASCPLPVVAEDGRFLGVVSRTTLMKFLDRDTPPVPPPQAERAPVALNPQFPDGTANPVAPAA
- the acs gene encoding acetate--CoA ligase → MSDSSSAIQSVLVENRVFPPPEALVKAARISGMAGYEALCAEANKDFEGFWARLARENINWTKPFTQTLDESNAPFYKWFADGELNASANCLDKHMGTPVENKTAIIFEADGGEVTKVTYKELLARVSQFANALKARGVQKGDRVLIYMPMTIEGIVAMQACARIGATHSVVFGGFSAKAVQERIQDAGAVAVITANYQLRGGKELPLKAIVDEAIASGGCECVKTVFVYERTASAWARVAGRDISFAEAVAGQSTECAPVPVEAEHPLFVLYTSGSTGKPKGVQHATGGYMLWAKLTMDWTFDIQPSDVFWCTADIGWVTGHTYITYGPLAAGATEVVFEGVPTYPNAGRFWQMIERHKVSIFYTAPTAIRSLIKAADSDEAVHPGKSDLSSLRILGSVGEPINPEAWMWYYKNVGQERCPIVDTWWQTENGGHLITPLPGATPLVPGSCTLPLPGIDAAIVDETGNDVPNGSGGILVIKRPWPSMIRTIWGDPERFKKSYFPEELKGYYLAGDGAVRDAKTGYFRITGRIDDVLNVSGHRMGTMEIESALVAKSDLVAEAAVVGRPDDLTGEAICAFVVLKRPRPTGDEAKQIAKELRDWVAKEIGPIAKPKDIRFGDNLPKTRSGKIMRRLLRSLAKGESITQDTSTLENPAILDQLAQNN
- a CDS encoding c-type cytochrome, producing MKRSLITLAMALSVAAPAMADEALAKSKNCMACHAVDKKVVGPAYKEVAKKYAGKGADATLVEHVMKGSKGVWGPVPMPANAQVNEADAKKLVAWILSLK